One Fibrobacter sp. DNA window includes the following coding sequences:
- a CDS encoding YicC family protein, with product MAILSMTGFGKSESMFNGISCVIEVRSVNNRFLDISCKLPKNLAYLENSFKNQIKDKLVRGSVIFSVTLGAGTAGNIPVSYNEAAIEKFVEITKSMQTKFGIAGDIKLENILALPEVLQFSDSGSDNEALEKHLATELDKALDQVTEMRAKEGANLAADLTARVNHLNEVLAKVEVLDPQRIENWKVKFRDRLKVLLADTEIDEVRLLQEACIMADKLDIHEEITRFKSHNKLFLNALKEGGAQGKNLGFILQEMGREANTLGTKCQSAEIAALAIELKNEVECIREQSLNIA from the coding sequence ATGGCTATTTTATCGATGACAGGTTTTGGCAAGAGTGAATCCATGTTCAATGGAATCTCTTGTGTAATTGAAGTTCGCAGCGTCAATAATCGTTTCTTGGACATTTCCTGCAAACTTCCGAAGAACTTGGCTTACCTGGAAAACAGTTTCAAGAACCAGATTAAGGACAAATTAGTTCGTGGTTCCGTCATTTTCAGTGTCACACTTGGCGCAGGTACCGCTGGCAACATTCCGGTATCCTACAACGAAGCTGCCATTGAAAAGTTTGTGGAAATCACCAAGTCCATGCAGACGAAGTTCGGTATTGCTGGCGACATCAAACTGGAAAACATCCTTGCCTTGCCCGAAGTGCTGCAGTTCTCTGATAGCGGCTCCGACAACGAAGCTCTGGAAAAGCATTTGGCTACAGAATTGGATAAGGCCCTGGATCAGGTTACCGAAATGCGCGCCAAGGAAGGTGCAAATCTTGCTGCCGACCTGACCGCTCGTGTTAATCATCTGAATGAAGTCCTTGCCAAGGTGGAAGTTCTTGATCCTCAGCGCATTGAAAACTGGAAGGTCAAGTTCCGCGACCGCCTCAAGGTTCTTCTGGCTGATACAGAAATTGATGAAGTCCGCCTTTTGCAGGAAGCTTGCATCATGGCCGACAAGCTAGATATTCACGAAGAAATTACCCGCTTCAAGAGTCACAACAAGTTGTTCCTCAACGCTCTCAAGGAAGGTGGTGCCCAGGGTAAGAACCTTGGTTTCATCCTCCAGGAAATGGGCCGCGAAGCCAACACCTTGGGAACCAAGTGCCAGAGCGCAGAAATTGCAGCCCTCGCCATTGAACTCAAGAACGAAGTTGAGTGTATTCGCGAACAGTCTCTCAACATTGCCTAA